A section of the Cottoperca gobio chromosome 17, fCotGob3.1, whole genome shotgun sequence genome encodes:
- the LOC115022963 gene encoding transcription factor AP-1-like produces the protein MSRKMEATFYDEAVNASSSQHDGPTVYGFNPKTLKQTMTLNLNDPKNFKPQLSAKALDILTSPDVGLLKLASPELERLIIQSCTGLTTPTPTQFVCPKNITDEQEGFAEGFVRALAELHYHQQAPAVHPDAQTGASNSMVSGSAASESGGIPYSCTVRTDPPEYTNLGAFSRAEGSASAPAASERHPSINYPSAHHHMDHHRAAAQHSRLHALKEEPQTVPEMSGDTPPLSPINMENQERIKAERKRMRNRVAASKCRKRKLERISRLEDRVKNLKNQNTELVSSANVLRDELALLKQKVMDHVNSGCQLILTQQLQAY, from the coding sequence atgtCCAGAAAAATGGAAGCAACGTTTTACGACGAAGCCGTGAATGCCTCCAGCTCTCAGCATGACGGGCCGACGGTCTATGGGTTCAACCCCAAAACCCTCAAACAGACCATGACGCTAAACCTAAACGACCCGAAAAACTTCAAGCCCCAGCTGAGCGCCAAGGCCCTGGACATCCTGACGTCCCCCGATGTCGGTTTGCTGAAGCTGGCCTCGCCTGAACTGGAGAGATTAATCATCCAGTCCTGCACTGGGCTCACGACTCCCACCCCGACCCAGTTTGTTTGTCCCAAGAACATCACCGACGAGCAGGAGGGGTTCGCGGAAGGGTTCGTGAGGGCACTGGCTGAGCTACACTACCACCAGCAGGCACCCGCCGTCCACCCTGACGCGCAGACCGGCGCGAGCAACAGTATGGTGTCCGGCTCTGCTGCGTCCGAGAGCGGCGGTATTCCCTACAGCTGCACGGTGCGCACCGACCCCCCGGAGTACACAAATTTGGGGGCTTTCAGCCGGGCCGAGGGCTCTGCGTCTGCACCTGCTGCCAGCGAGAGGCACCCATCTATAAATTACCCATCCGCCCACCACCACATGGACCACCATCGGGCGGCAGCACAGCACTCGCGGCTACACGCGCTCAAAGAGGAGCCGCAGACGGTGCCCGAGATGTCCGGCGACACCCCGCCGCTCTCCCCCATAAACATGGAGAACCAGGAGCGCATCAAAGCGGAGAGGAAGCGCATGAGGAACAGGGTGGCCGCGTCTAAGTGCCGGAAAAGGAAGCTGGAGAGGATCTCCCGGCTGGAGGACCGGGTCAAAAACCTGAAGAACCAAAACACGGAGTTGGTTTCCTCTGCCAACGTCCTCCGGGACGAGCTGGCTCTGCTTAAGCAAAAGGTCATGGACCACGTCAACAGCGGCTGTCAGCTCATTTTGACGCAGCAGCTCCAAGCTTACTAG
- the tada1 gene encoding transcriptional adapter 1: MDAMAAHASELEIAKKNLTDAIGDNVKHYWSNLKLWFKQKISKEEFDIEARRLLAQENVHVHNDFLLAILTRCQIIVSTPEGVGPLQWQGGSASKPGKPKGKKKCSSRQKFDHRFQPQNPLSAAQPFSPREVGGEEEELRLSAHTLLLPTRGQLEARMMVTAFELGLDNITEDAVSSMTFAIEHHLKDVLTAVITRRKAYRLRDGRFPYAFGCDVTPQPYLKNSLAAYHSVTECPPPSASLAAGPPPQVSPDEAEQQAVHLLACSADNLPAPLPPINMFDLLEALQVHHGVMSSHTMYALNMERILSRLWHPSLEELEQDHVHRQRLSAKEGVLVS, from the exons ATGGACGCCATGGCAGCTCACGCTAGCGAGCTCGAGATTGCAAAGAAAAATTTAACTGATGCAATTGGCGATAATGTCAAGCA TTACTGGTCAAACCTGAAGCTATGGTTCAAACAAAAGATCAGCAAGGAGGAGTTTGACATTGAAGCACGTCGTCTGTTGGCTCAGGAGAATG TCCATGTTCACAATGATTTTCTTCTGGCCATTCTCACACGCTGCCAGATCATCGTCTCCACACCAG AGGGCGTAGGGCCGTTACAGTGGCAAGGTGGATCTGCTTCAAAGCCTGGAAAACCAAAGGGGAAGAAGAAATGTTCCTCCAGACAGAAATTTGAT CATCGTTTCCAGCCACAGAACCCACTGAGCGCCGCCCAGCCTTTCAGCCCACGTGAGGtgggaggtgaggaggaggagctgcgtCTCAgtgcacacactctgctgttGCCCACACGGGGCCAGCTGGAGGCCCGCATGATGGTGACAGCCTTTGAGCTGGGCCTGGATAACATCACAGAAGATGCCGTTAGCAGCATGACCTTTGCTATCGAG CACCACTTGAAAGACGTCCTGACTGCTGTCATCACCCGGAGGAAGGCGTATAGGCTACGAGATGGTCGCTTCCCCTATGCCTTTGGCTGTGATGTCACGCCGCAGCCATATCTTAAAAACAGCCTTGCTGCTTACCACAGTGTTACTGAATG TCCCCCTCCAAGTGCTTCCCTCGCTGCTGGCCCACCACCTCAAGTGTCACCTGATGAGGCCGAGCAACAAGCTGTTCACTTATTGGCTTGTTCTGCTGACAATCTCCCCGCACCGCTCCCTCCAATCAACATGTTTGATCTTCTTGAGGCTTTACAG GTTCACCACGGTGTGATGTCCTCCCACACTATGTATGCCCTGAACATGGAGCGCATCCTGTCACGGCTCTGGCACCCCAGCCTCGAAGAACTAGAGCAGGACCACGTACACCGGCAACGCCTCTCTGCGAAAGAGGGCGTGCTCGTCAGCTGA